A genome region from Cydia pomonella isolate Wapato2018A chromosome 21, ilCydPomo1, whole genome shotgun sequence includes the following:
- the LOC133529518 gene encoding uncharacterized protein LOC133529518 isoform X3 yields the protein MYLLILFVCGLTLATEDEQQYCGGRYSHLCMGKGQHVACQFPVAGSGPNCQNYSRIRFTAELRNVITNFINKRRQRIAAGHERVRGGKHIPTPQVMMFVEWDVELARLAQRLADQCYFVHDECRATVRYPYAGQSVGEVRWRHLSDNYELSAQRAIRRVFDAWWGERRRVEPHQLVKPFRISDKGLAWGHFSQLAVWTLRAVGCGAVRHGEDYPRLLLVCDFSHTNMLGEKTIIPGEPGPCPEHTRRKARSNFPLLCASEPSQTETNGKRKQQNGRNAVEKQQQKLLTTAVTLLRENKKEMNSFRMYVGETLERISPDQREIAEKLISEVLFLARRNKLTSESKIDAYPRHAHHSHVHQYNPSHYVIQSPFSAKVTQLPHSSFNVSFNPLPQPETHHRILVYAPQTTQRVSSPTVYSPTHVRTQPPPSSPSFHPTPVTYSPHHIQSHPTPSQTQIPNPSPPFHLSQNMPITYSPHYIQLLPTPGQTQIPNPWPSFYLSQNTLITNSPHHILSSPTPTQTQIPISSPSFHLSQNTPVTYSPLHIESPPSPTQTPNPSPSFHPSQNTATTTSSISYTLRVQSPPNPTQMQTPASLSPVIYSPIHSQVSHPYTQPPTLHVPEPQDDSSTPDPSDMDDNDDINDDMDKYSDPSNEVLKKLSGVKK from the exons ATGTATCTCCTAATATTGTTCGTGTGCGGCCTGACTCTGGCTACAGAGGACGAGCAACAATACTGCGGGGGGCGCTACTCGCACCTGTGTATGGGGAAAGGGCAGCATGTGGCCTGCCAGTTTCCAGTG gcAGGTTCGGGACCGAACTGTCAAAACTACTCAAGGATTCGTTTTACCGCTGAACTTCGAAATGTTATCACTAATTTCATAAACAA AAGGCGGCAGAGGATAGCGGCGGGCCATGAGAGAGTTCGAGGAGGCAAACACATACCGACTCCGCAGGTCATGATGTTTGTT gaATGGGATGTCGAGTTAGCGAGACTCGCTCAGAGATTGGCAGACCAATGCTACTTTGTGCACGATGAATGCAGAGCGACAG TTCGCTACCCCTACGCCGGCCAATCTGTAGGCGAAGTGCGATGGCGACATCTCAGCGACAACTACGAACTGAGCGCTCAGCGCGCCATACGACGGGTGTTCGACGCCTGGTGGGGTGAACGGCGGCGGGTAGAACCGCATCAACTAGTGAAGCCTTTCAGAATTAGCGACAA AGGCCTAGCCTGGGGCCACTTCAGCCAACTCGCCGTGTGGACTCTCCGCGCGGTCGGCTGCGGCGCTGTCCGCCACGGCGAGGACTACCCTCGTCTGCTGCTCGTCTGTGACTTCTCCCATACGAACATGCTTGGAGAGAAGACGATTATTCCGGGAGAACCCGGGCCGTGCCCGGAGCATACGAGAAGGAAAGCGAGGTCTAACTTCCCGCTGCTGTGTGCTTCG gaACCATCCCAAACCGAAACTAAtggaaaaagaaaacaacagaATGGTCGTAATGCCGTGGAGAAACAACAACAGAAGTTGCTAACTACAGCGGTGACCTTATTAAGAGAAAATAAAAAGGAAATGAACTCATTTCGAATGTACGTAGGGGAAACATTAGAACGAATCTCACCTGATCAGCGAGAAATAGCCGAGAAGCTTATTTCTGAGGTGCTTTTTCTTGCCAGAAGAAATAAATTAACCTCCGAATCAAAAATAGATGCTTATCCTCGTCATGCTCATCACAGCCATGTTCATCAATACAATCCCTCTCACTATGTCATACAATCTCCTTTCTCGGCCAAAGTTACCCAGTTACCTCACTCGTCATTCAATGTTTCTTTCAATCCATTACCTCAGCCCGAGACGCACCATCGTATATTAGTGTATGCTCCACAAACTACTCAACGAGTTTCTTCACCTACAGTATATTCACCTACTCACGTCCGGACTCAACCTCCGCCTTCCTCGCCATCTTTTCATCCCACGCCTGTCACCTATTCACCTCACCACATCCAGTCACATCCGACGCCTAGTCAAACGCAAATTCCTAATCCCTCGCCACCCTTTCATCTTTCCCAAAACATGCCTATTACCTATTCACCTCACTACATCCAGTTACTTCCGACTCCTGGTCAAACGCAAATTCCTAATCCCTGGCCATCCTTTTATCTCTCCCAAAACACGCTTATTACCAATTCACCTCATCACATCTTGTCATCTCCAACTCCGACTCAAACGCAAATTCCTATTTCGTCGCCATCCTTTCATCTCTCCCAAAACACGCCTGTTACCTATTCACCTCTTCACATCGAGTCACCTCCTTCTCCGACTCAAACTCCTAATCCCTCGCCATCCTTTCATCCTTCACAAAACACAGCGACAACTACGTCGTCTATCAGCTATACACTTCGTGTCCAGTCGCCGCCGAACCCGACCCAAATGCAAACCCCCGCATCACTTTCACCTGTCATATATTCTCCCATTCATAGCCAAGTTTCACATCCTTACACACAACCGCCTACCCTACATGTGCCTGAACCCCAAGATGACTCATCAACTCCCGACCCTTCTGACAtggatgataatgatgatatcAACGACGATATGGACAAATACTCGGATCCGTCAaatgaagtattaaaaaaattatcgggtgttaaaaaataa
- the LOC133529518 gene encoding uncharacterized protein LOC133529518 isoform X1: MDKSFRTLDMLEMYLLILFVCGLTLATEDEQQYCGGRYSHLCMGKGQHVACQFPVAGSGPNCQNYSRIRFTAELRNVITNFINKRRQRIAAGHERVRGGKHIPTPQVMMFVEWDVELARLAQRLADQCYFVHDECRATVRYPYAGQSVGEVRWRHLSDNYELSAQRAIRRVFDAWWGERRRVEPHQLVKPFRISDKGLAWGHFSQLAVWTLRAVGCGAVRHGEDYPRLLLVCDFSHTNMLGEKTIIPGEPGPCPEHTRRKARSNFPLLCASEPSQTETNGKRKQQNGRNAVEKQQQKLLTTAVTLLRENKKEMNSFRMYVGETLERISPDQREIAEKLISEVLFLARRNKLTSESKIDAYPRHAHHSHVHQYNPSHYVIQSPFSAKVTQLPHSSFNVSFNPLPQPETHHRILVYAPQTTQRVSSPTVYSPTHVRTQPPPSSPSFHPTPVTYSPHHIQSHPTPSQTQIPNPSPPFHLSQNMPITYSPHYIQLLPTPGQTQIPNPWPSFYLSQNTLITNSPHHILSSPTPTQTQIPISSPSFHLSQNTPVTYSPLHIESPPSPTQTPNPSPSFHPSQNTATTTSSISYTLRVQSPPNPTQMQTPASLSPVIYSPIHSQVSHPYTQPPTLHVPEPQDDSSTPDPSDMDDNDDINDDMDKYSDPSNEVLKKLSGVKK, translated from the exons ATGGATAAATCCTTTAGAACCCTGGATATGTTGG AAATGTATCTCCTAATATTGTTCGTGTGCGGCCTGACTCTGGCTACAGAGGACGAGCAACAATACTGCGGGGGGCGCTACTCGCACCTGTGTATGGGGAAAGGGCAGCATGTGGCCTGCCAGTTTCCAGTG gcAGGTTCGGGACCGAACTGTCAAAACTACTCAAGGATTCGTTTTACCGCTGAACTTCGAAATGTTATCACTAATTTCATAAACAA AAGGCGGCAGAGGATAGCGGCGGGCCATGAGAGAGTTCGAGGAGGCAAACACATACCGACTCCGCAGGTCATGATGTTTGTT gaATGGGATGTCGAGTTAGCGAGACTCGCTCAGAGATTGGCAGACCAATGCTACTTTGTGCACGATGAATGCAGAGCGACAG TTCGCTACCCCTACGCCGGCCAATCTGTAGGCGAAGTGCGATGGCGACATCTCAGCGACAACTACGAACTGAGCGCTCAGCGCGCCATACGACGGGTGTTCGACGCCTGGTGGGGTGAACGGCGGCGGGTAGAACCGCATCAACTAGTGAAGCCTTTCAGAATTAGCGACAA AGGCCTAGCCTGGGGCCACTTCAGCCAACTCGCCGTGTGGACTCTCCGCGCGGTCGGCTGCGGCGCTGTCCGCCACGGCGAGGACTACCCTCGTCTGCTGCTCGTCTGTGACTTCTCCCATACGAACATGCTTGGAGAGAAGACGATTATTCCGGGAGAACCCGGGCCGTGCCCGGAGCATACGAGAAGGAAAGCGAGGTCTAACTTCCCGCTGCTGTGTGCTTCG gaACCATCCCAAACCGAAACTAAtggaaaaagaaaacaacagaATGGTCGTAATGCCGTGGAGAAACAACAACAGAAGTTGCTAACTACAGCGGTGACCTTATTAAGAGAAAATAAAAAGGAAATGAACTCATTTCGAATGTACGTAGGGGAAACATTAGAACGAATCTCACCTGATCAGCGAGAAATAGCCGAGAAGCTTATTTCTGAGGTGCTTTTTCTTGCCAGAAGAAATAAATTAACCTCCGAATCAAAAATAGATGCTTATCCTCGTCATGCTCATCACAGCCATGTTCATCAATACAATCCCTCTCACTATGTCATACAATCTCCTTTCTCGGCCAAAGTTACCCAGTTACCTCACTCGTCATTCAATGTTTCTTTCAATCCATTACCTCAGCCCGAGACGCACCATCGTATATTAGTGTATGCTCCACAAACTACTCAACGAGTTTCTTCACCTACAGTATATTCACCTACTCACGTCCGGACTCAACCTCCGCCTTCCTCGCCATCTTTTCATCCCACGCCTGTCACCTATTCACCTCACCACATCCAGTCACATCCGACGCCTAGTCAAACGCAAATTCCTAATCCCTCGCCACCCTTTCATCTTTCCCAAAACATGCCTATTACCTATTCACCTCACTACATCCAGTTACTTCCGACTCCTGGTCAAACGCAAATTCCTAATCCCTGGCCATCCTTTTATCTCTCCCAAAACACGCTTATTACCAATTCACCTCATCACATCTTGTCATCTCCAACTCCGACTCAAACGCAAATTCCTATTTCGTCGCCATCCTTTCATCTCTCCCAAAACACGCCTGTTACCTATTCACCTCTTCACATCGAGTCACCTCCTTCTCCGACTCAAACTCCTAATCCCTCGCCATCCTTTCATCCTTCACAAAACACAGCGACAACTACGTCGTCTATCAGCTATACACTTCGTGTCCAGTCGCCGCCGAACCCGACCCAAATGCAAACCCCCGCATCACTTTCACCTGTCATATATTCTCCCATTCATAGCCAAGTTTCACATCCTTACACACAACCGCCTACCCTACATGTGCCTGAACCCCAAGATGACTCATCAACTCCCGACCCTTCTGACAtggatgataatgatgatatcAACGACGATATGGACAAATACTCGGATCCGTCAaatgaagtattaaaaaaattatcgggtgttaaaaaataa
- the LOC133529518 gene encoding uncharacterized protein LOC133529518 isoform X2: MYLLILLVCGLTLASEDERQYCGGRYSHLCLGKGQHVACQFPVAGSGPNCQNYSRIRFTAELRNVITNFINKRRQRIAAGHERVRGGKHIPTPQVMMFVEWDVELARLAQRLADQCYFVHDECRATVRYPYAGQSVGEVRWRHLSDNYELSAQRAIRRVFDAWWGERRRVEPHQLVKPFRISDKGLAWGHFSQLAVWTLRAVGCGAVRHGEDYPRLLLVCDFSHTNMLGEKTIIPGEPGPCPEHTRRKARSNFPLLCASEPSQTETNGKRKQQNGRNAVEKQQQKLLTTAVTLLRENKKEMNSFRMYVGETLERISPDQREIAEKLISEVLFLARRNKLTSESKIDAYPRHAHHSHVHQYNPSHYVIQSPFSAKVTQLPHSSFNVSFNPLPQPETHHRILVYAPQTTQRVSSPTVYSPTHVRTQPPPSSPSFHPTPVTYSPHHIQSHPTPSQTQIPNPSPPFHLSQNMPITYSPHYIQLLPTPGQTQIPNPWPSFYLSQNTLITNSPHHILSSPTPTQTQIPISSPSFHLSQNTPVTYSPLHIESPPSPTQTPNPSPSFHPSQNTATTTSSISYTLRVQSPPNPTQMQTPASLSPVIYSPIHSQVSHPYTQPPTLHVPEPQDDSSTPDPSDMDDNDDINDDMDKYSDPSNEVLKKLSGVKK; this comes from the exons ATGTATCTACTAATATTGTTGGTGTGCGGTCTGACTCTGGCTTCAGAGGACGAGCGGCAATATTGCGGGGGGCGCTACTCACATCTGTGTCTGGGGAAAGGGCAGCATGTGGCCTGCCAGTTTCCAGTG gcAGGTTCGGGACCGAACTGTCAAAACTACTCAAGGATTCGTTTTACCGCTGAACTTCGAAATGTTATCACTAATTTCATAAACAA AAGGCGGCAGAGGATAGCGGCGGGCCATGAGAGAGTTCGAGGAGGCAAACACATACCGACTCCGCAGGTCATGATGTTTGTT gaATGGGATGTCGAGTTAGCGAGACTCGCTCAGAGATTGGCAGACCAATGCTACTTTGTGCACGATGAATGCAGAGCGACAG TTCGCTACCCCTACGCCGGCCAATCTGTAGGCGAAGTGCGATGGCGACATCTCAGCGACAACTACGAACTGAGCGCTCAGCGCGCCATACGACGGGTGTTCGACGCCTGGTGGGGTGAACGGCGGCGGGTAGAACCGCATCAACTAGTGAAGCCTTTCAGAATTAGCGACAA AGGCCTAGCCTGGGGCCACTTCAGCCAACTCGCCGTGTGGACTCTCCGCGCGGTCGGCTGCGGCGCTGTCCGCCACGGCGAGGACTACCCTCGTCTGCTGCTCGTCTGTGACTTCTCCCATACGAACATGCTTGGAGAGAAGACGATTATTCCGGGAGAACCCGGGCCGTGCCCGGAGCATACGAGAAGGAAAGCGAGGTCTAACTTCCCGCTGCTGTGTGCTTCG gaACCATCCCAAACCGAAACTAAtggaaaaagaaaacaacagaATGGTCGTAATGCCGTGGAGAAACAACAACAGAAGTTGCTAACTACAGCGGTGACCTTATTAAGAGAAAATAAAAAGGAAATGAACTCATTTCGAATGTACGTAGGGGAAACATTAGAACGAATCTCACCTGATCAGCGAGAAATAGCCGAGAAGCTTATTTCTGAGGTGCTTTTTCTTGCCAGAAGAAATAAATTAACCTCCGAATCAAAAATAGATGCTTATCCTCGTCATGCTCATCACAGCCATGTTCATCAATACAATCCCTCTCACTATGTCATACAATCTCCTTTCTCGGCCAAAGTTACCCAGTTACCTCACTCGTCATTCAATGTTTCTTTCAATCCATTACCTCAGCCCGAGACGCACCATCGTATATTAGTGTATGCTCCACAAACTACTCAACGAGTTTCTTCACCTACAGTATATTCACCTACTCACGTCCGGACTCAACCTCCGCCTTCCTCGCCATCTTTTCATCCCACGCCTGTCACCTATTCACCTCACCACATCCAGTCACATCCGACGCCTAGTCAAACGCAAATTCCTAATCCCTCGCCACCCTTTCATCTTTCCCAAAACATGCCTATTACCTATTCACCTCACTACATCCAGTTACTTCCGACTCCTGGTCAAACGCAAATTCCTAATCCCTGGCCATCCTTTTATCTCTCCCAAAACACGCTTATTACCAATTCACCTCATCACATCTTGTCATCTCCAACTCCGACTCAAACGCAAATTCCTATTTCGTCGCCATCCTTTCATCTCTCCCAAAACACGCCTGTTACCTATTCACCTCTTCACATCGAGTCACCTCCTTCTCCGACTCAAACTCCTAATCCCTCGCCATCCTTTCATCCTTCACAAAACACAGCGACAACTACGTCGTCTATCAGCTATACACTTCGTGTCCAGTCGCCGCCGAACCCGACCCAAATGCAAACCCCCGCATCACTTTCACCTGTCATATATTCTCCCATTCATAGCCAAGTTTCACATCCTTACACACAACCGCCTACCCTACATGTGCCTGAACCCCAAGATGACTCATCAACTCCCGACCCTTCTGACAtggatgataatgatgatatcAACGACGATATGGACAAATACTCGGATCCGTCAaatgaagtattaaaaaaattatcgggtgttaaaaaataa